One genomic region from Glaciimonas sp. PAMC28666 encodes:
- a CDS encoding prephenate dehydrogenase/arogenate dehydrogenase family protein, giving the protein MFKKIAIFGVGLIGGSFALALKQAGMVQQVVGAGRSLASLERALELGIIDAIAVSAADAVADADLVLIAAPVAQTGLILASIQPYLQPGTIVTDAGSTKGDVEAAARLALGIKIGQFVPGHPIAGRESNGPDAAIASLYVGKKVVLAPLPENVEADILRVAAAWQQCGANIHRLSSAQHDLVFASVSHLPHLLAYALVDDIANKPYAEVLFQYAASGFRDFTRIAGSSPEMWRDISLANQDALLQELDAYQAKLTQVRGLLAARDGAGLEAIYQNARQARHRWISAIEAAEKQNKEGGD; this is encoded by the coding sequence GTGTTTAAGAAAATTGCTATTTTTGGAGTCGGCCTGATTGGTGGCTCGTTTGCCCTAGCGCTCAAACAAGCGGGCATGGTCCAGCAAGTGGTCGGTGCCGGACGTAGTCTTGCGTCCCTGGAGCGAGCGCTAGAGCTTGGCATTATTGATGCCATCGCAGTGTCGGCGGCCGATGCCGTTGCGGATGCTGATCTGGTGTTGATTGCGGCACCGGTTGCGCAAACGGGATTGATTCTTGCCAGCATTCAACCTTATTTGCAACCGGGCACTATCGTTACCGATGCAGGGAGTACCAAAGGAGATGTAGAGGCGGCTGCACGCTTGGCGCTCGGTATCAAAATCGGCCAGTTTGTACCCGGTCACCCGATTGCGGGCCGAGAGAGCAACGGCCCGGATGCGGCGATTGCGAGTTTGTACGTAGGCAAAAAAGTCGTGTTGGCACCGTTGCCTGAAAATGTTGAGGCGGACATACTGCGGGTTGCCGCCGCCTGGCAACAATGCGGTGCAAACATTCACCGTCTTTCCAGCGCTCAGCACGACCTGGTGTTCGCCTCCGTCAGCCACTTGCCGCATCTGCTGGCGTATGCACTGGTTGACGATATCGCCAATAAGCCGTACGCCGAAGTGTTGTTTCAGTACGCCGCCAGCGGCTTTCGTGATTTCACACGCATCGCGGGCTCGTCGCCAGAGATGTGGCGGGATATTTCCCTGGCCAATCAGGATGCATTATTGCAGGAGCTTGACGCCTATCAGGCAAAGTTGACGCAGGTACGCGGGTTGTTGGCAGCACGTGATGGCGCGGGACTCGAGGCCATTTATCAGAATGCCCGGCAGGCCCGTCATCGTTGGATTAGCGCGATTGAAGCGGCGGAAAAACAAAATAAGGAAGGTGGGGATTAA